GGCCACATCGAAGACGGCGTCGAAGGCGTCGGTCGTACGGATCCAATCGTTCACGTCGCGTCGGGTGGCAAGGCCCTCCGGCGTGCTGATCTCAGGGTCGGCGCCTGCGAAGGGGCCGATGGTGGCGGCGAGGATCTTCAGGCCGGCCCGGTGGGCACGGTCGGCCAGAGCGGTGAAGCCTTCGATGAGGGCGTCGGCGGTGGCGGGAGGTTCGCCCAGCATGCCGGGCAGACCGAGGTCGTTGATGCCGAAATGCACCAGGACGTGGGTCAGGGCCGGTATCGAGAGAACATCGCGGTCGAATCGCGCCAGCGCGTGTTCGCCGACCCCGTGGCGCAGGAGGCGGTTCCCGGCGATGCCCTGGTTGCCGCCGGCCATGTGCAGCACTTGACGTACGGTTTGGTCGGCGATGCCACGGGGTTCAGTCAGCTTCTCGACCCTGAGGGGCCG
The nucleotide sequence above comes from Micromonospora sp. NBC_00389. Encoded proteins:
- a CDS encoding GDSL-type esterase/lipase family protein codes for the protein MAGGNQGIAGNRLLRHGVGEHALARFDRDVLSIPALTHVLVHFGINDLGLPGMLGEPPATADALIEGFTALADRAHRAGLKILAATIGPFAGADPEISTPEGLATRRDVNDWIRTTDAFDAVFDVARAVANPDAPDYIHPALDSGDGMHLNDKGAEAVADAVNLDDLAL